CCATTTTGAAGGTCGTTATTTGTCCGTCTGATGTGCCAAACACTGTAATGTCAAGGCTGTGGCTCGTTGGGTCGTTTAGAACCTTGAGATGCTTcttaaaaatattttggttccatgaTCTTCCATTGTTTTCCGTTGTGTTTCAGGCTAGATTTACAGCCCTGGAAGCCTGTAGGTGCAGGTTTTTGGGGGGTTAGAAGATCTTTAGTTTCCAAAGAACAAACCTCTTTCCGCAAGATGGATCATCTCTTCCAGTATTTGACCCCTTAGCTCACTTAAACCCAACATGCCCCTTTAGGCACAGGCCTAAACTTAGTTTTAGTAGTTACCGTACTTTTAAATATTTTTAGTTAAAAACTTTTGACTTCATTTTGGTGTTGCTCCAAAGGCTATTATTCCTCCCTTAGTATTTTTTTCATCTCAGGCGGAATAGTGGGATAATGATACCTCGGATTTGACAGCTGATGATATTTTCCAGACTATCTTGTTGCCAAGtgactgtaaaatccattttagaaAAACCAGAGGAAAGCGATTTAATCTCACAATGAATAGCAATCATATCATATATTACTTTTAAgagataagtaaaaaaaaatatatctgcCAAAAAAAAACAACCCATAATATATGAATGAGCTGATATAAATCATCCCTAAATTTTCATAGAATTTACCCAGCATGGCCATAATCATTCATGACCTTAAAAAAATTTTCTAATACACCCTACTTGGAAATTCTGAGCTAAAGGAGTTGGGTGCTAGTTTTTTTATTGATGGCCTGTccttaggataggtaatcaatatctgatcggtgaaGATTCGGCACTGGAAGCTCTTGGATGGTGCCAAAACAGGAACAGCTCCATCAAAACTATAGTGGTCCCCGTggctgggtactgcagatccacgCCATATGCAGTTGAATAAGGGGTGGATCTGAAGTACCAGACCACGGATACTGTGGAAATGACAGAGATGCTGTGTTCTGACAGCATCCAAGAACTTCCGGCCGCTGGCAAATGGTCGGCATAGATGCCAGATGTCGCATCCTTACCGAATAGATGTTGATGACCTTCCCTATAGATAGACCATCATTtaaaaagtagtggccaacctctTGAATGGAGGGGTGTCCACTCTTCAGAATCCTCATGTGGATGACCAAAAAAGTCCTGTTTGGTATTACACACTCAAACGATTGATTTGAATGAGCGCTGTGTAATACTTCTTTTTGCCTATAGTGGCGCTGCAGAAAAATTATACACTTGCCACAAAGATAACCCATAGATCACTGATCGCCTGAGCTGCTATGGTCAAGAGACTCCTCCATCAAGTCTGGATCCTCCAAATGTACATTTTCCAAACGTTAGATATTGTAAAActtttaggttaaaaaaaaaaaaatatatatccagCAATCTTTTTGTTTCTTTTGAAAGTTACGTGAACTTTCTgagcctaatcaaagtcatttttccTTTCTTACAGAGGAGATAGGTGACAATTCAACGGTCAAACCTCTCTTCAGCAACGTGACACAGAGCAAAGATGATTCTCTCCAATGTGTCAACCAATATCCCACCCGGGAGACTCCTGTGGTGGTTAGGACATACGTCTATTCAAGACCTCCACCTTGGAATGAAGAACTTCCAGTTATCTATGTGATTACTCCCACCTACACCAGGCCTGTCCAAAAGGCCGAGCTTGTTCGATTGGCAAACACTTTTCTCCACGTAGTTAATTTGCACTGGATCGTGGTGGAAGATTGCCCGAGAAAAACAAAACTGGTTGCTAATCTGCTGGAGAAGGCCGGGCTGAACTTCACTCATTTGAACATAGAGAGTCCACACAACCAAAAAGTGGGCATATCAAGGACGCCAGAGGTCACCCCTCGAGGAACCGTTCAGAGGAATCTCGGCCTTCGGTGGCTTAGAGACAACCTTAACGCTTCGAATCCACCAGAAGGAGTCGTCTATTTTGCAGATGATGACAACACATACAGTCTTGAGGTCTTTGAGGAGGTaagcagtctctctctctctcgagccATAGTCGGCCTTCAAATGTTATAGATATCTTAATTCTCCCTTGTAATTGGCTTTCCCAAACACGCTTAATCACCTCTAATGTTGAGATTTTAGTTTTATGTCTATTGAAAAATCAATATGTTTTTACTCCTTAATTAAATTATGACTTAATCATGGATCTTAGCGGGCAAAAGGCCTCACTCCGTAAAGGAATAGTCATTACGCCTTAGAAGATCATCACATTTTTCAAAAAGTTGACCTTTGGACAAACCTCCAAGTTTTTAGAGATTGCAAAGTGAAAAATGATTTACTTCTATGGAACGAACTGCTCTTAagagaatgattttttttttttttttttaaatttggcgtataattaaaaaaaacgggGGAAGGGAAGAATATTAATAGAACAGTAAATC
The Ranitomeya imitator isolate aRanImi1 chromosome 3, aRanImi1.pri, whole genome shotgun sequence genome window above contains:
- the LOC138672521 gene encoding galactosylgalactosylxylosylprotein 3-beta-glucuronosyltransferase 1-like; its protein translation is MLRRRNLLTTLLIILPWALLLTLWHQNPTSRYLTLLRKEIGDNSTVKPLFSNVTQSKDDSLQCVNQYPTRETPVVVRTYVYSRPPPWNEELPVIYVITPTYTRPVQKAELVRLANTFLHVVNLHWIVVEDCPRKTKLVANLLEKAGLNFTHLNIESPHNQKVGISRTPEVTPRGTVQRNLGLRWLRDNLNASNPPEGVVYFADDDNTYSLEVFEEMRYTRTVSVWPVAFVGGLRYESPRLGSTGRVIGWKTVFDPKRPFAIDMAGFAINLRLILERPYANFKLEGVKGGYQETSLLKDLVTMDGLEAKAANCTKVLVWHTRTERPTLVNEGKRGFTDMNIEV